A region from the Benincasa hispida cultivar B227 chromosome 10, ASM972705v1, whole genome shotgun sequence genome encodes:
- the LOC120089469 gene encoding zinc finger CCCH domain-containing protein 62-like has product MPKSSKRRVICISSSSDDDISCGDDEEKSEEYDDQDDADWESEEEFDDEDDDDGDSEEEFDYKDDVEGESEEEFDNEDSDNDCDEVLSERVIRFLKENKNLDSLTLNDCKAYLRENRLRIAGTKAVCIQRVEEHWRMKDGNGEAHYPRSSFVVNCTGDVCRGDTVLFTQKVYAKFDKVTRHGGLIGKRTVAGRVVKESYGASKQQHTFTVEVLWSRGVRKLPPLYPLLVKGRNLYKLRTFRRLWNDEAERVQVLAEKHKRGAAARGLRAMQKKKRKFPQTRGCAKNQGHVHLARQGLNSKESRKRMPSRDYNNADVLVTSKFRM; this is encoded by the exons ATGCCTAAAAGTAGCAAACGGAGAGTCATTTGTATTTCGTCCTCGTCGGACGACGACATTTCCTGTGGCGACGACGAAGAGAAATCAGAGGAGTATGATGATCAAGACGACGCCGATTGGGAATCAGAAGAGGAGTTCGATGATGAAGACGATGACGACGGGGATTCGGAAGAGGAGTTTGATTATAAAGACGATGTCGAAGGAGAATCGGAAGAGGAGTTTGATAATGAAGACAGCGACAATGATTGTGACGAAGTTCTATCCGAGCGAGTCATCCGCTTCCTTAAAG AGAACAAAAATTTGGATTCGTTAACACTTAATGATTGCAAAGCTTATTTACGGGAGAATAGGCTAAGAATAGCGGGGACTAAAGCTGTCTGTATTCAAAGAGTCGAGGAGCATTGGAG GATGAAAGATGGAAATGGTGAAGCTCACTATCCAAGGTCATCCTTTGTTGTCAATTGTACTG GTGATGTTTGTAGGGGAGATACTGTTCTGTTCACTCAGAAAGTTTATGCAAA atttgataAAGTAACTAGGCATGGAGGGCTTATAGGGAAGAGAACTGTAGCAGGGAGGGTAGTAAAGGAGAGCTATGGTGCAAGCAAACAGCAGCATACTTTTACT GTCGAAGTCTTATGGAGCAGGGGAGTTAGGAAACTACCCCCACTTTATCCTCTGCTTGTTAAGGGTCGAAATCTCTATAAACTAAGAACTTTCAGACGG CTGTGGAATGATGAAGCTGAAAGAGTACAAGTTCTTGCTGAGAAGCACAAAAGAGGTGCGGCTGCTCGAGGTTTACGAGCAAtgcagaaaaagaaaagaaaatttccaCAAACCAGAG GATGTGCAAAGAATCAAGGACATGTTCATCTTGCAAGACAAGGTCTAAACAGTAAAGAGAGTCGCAAAAGGATGCCATCAAGGGACTATAACAATGCT GACGTCCTGGTTACCTCCAAGTTTCGCATGTGA